A genomic window from Antedon mediterranea chromosome 4, ecAntMedi1.1, whole genome shotgun sequence includes:
- the LOC140047400 gene encoding 5-hydroxytryptamine receptor-like produces the protein MERYYVICKPLKANYRCTARRTVIMCIVVWFVSLLSSVPHLVLSRHTPCIDSSGNTRYSCTFSYENEYFSTIYLLLVPILFFFCPVVFLSTIYAKVGLTLRRHDAFIASMREQKVFKDKKSKPVADDSNVGKDTREMAVFLGFRMMGICGVDGYASANNPSNANRRLSREKLIREVSHTNTNSNGNVKFNGFGKNSVCINETEALSEYPSDETSSSERRLSQIIDNKTSPEAKSFLAKLTRNGVCKTSSNASYQRQHHIRIVFMLICVVISFFICWLPFRTLNLWFMISPTSVIPTLGPFGFYGIVIFSRVMVYLNSAINPILYNAISSKFRAAFQAVCCGKPIKNRRHNRHFRSTSSYPSSLPSRRSQVDQV, from the coding sequence ATGGAACGTTATTACGTCATCTGCAAGCCACTGAAAGCCAACTACCGATGTACAGCACGTCGTACGGTTATCATGTGCATCGTTGTGTGGTTCGTATCTCTTCTGAGTAGTGTTCCACACCTTGTTCTGTCAAGACACACGCCATGCATTGATTCATCCGGGAACACCAGATATTCCTGCACGTTCTCTTATGAAAATGAATACTTTTCAACAATATATCTCCTTCTTGTCCCTATCCTGTTTTTCTTCTGTCCAGTCGTCTTTTTGTCGACAATCTATGCGAAAGTAGGACTCACTTTGAGGAGACATGACGCATTCATAGCATCAATGAGAGAGCAGAAggtttttaaagataaaaagaGTAAGCCTGTTGCTGATGATTCGAACGTCGGCAAGGACACGCGCGAAATGGCAGTGTTTTTAGGGTTCCGGATGATGGGCATTTGTGGTGTTGATGGTTACGCTTCAGCGAACAACCCTTCGAACGCAAACCGACGATTAAGTCGAGAAAAACTCATTCGAGAAGTTTCCCATACAAACACTAATAGCAATggaaatgttaaatttaatggTTTTGGGAAAAATTCTGTTTGTATTAATGAAACAGAAGCACTTTCTGAATATCCGTCCGACGAAACGTCTTCTTCTGAAAGACGACTTTCTCAAATTATTGATAACAAAACGAGTCCAGAAGCAAAGTCGTTTCTTGCAAAGTTAACGCGAAATGGCGTTTGCAAAACGTCGTCAAACGCGTCGTACCAGCGTCAACACCACATACGAATTGTGTTTATGTTGATCTGTGtggtaatttctttttttatctgTTGGTTACCGTTTCGTACGCTCAACTTATGGTTCATGATTAGCCCTACGTCTGTCATACCAACACTGGGACCTTTTGGATTTTACGGAATCGTCATATTTTCACGAGTAATGGTGTATCTGAACTCTGCCATTAACCCAATACTGTACAACGCCATTTCGTCAAAATTTCGAGCAGCGTTTCAAGCGGTTTGTTGCGGCAAACCAATAAAAAACCGCAGACATAATCGTCATTTCCGTTCGACGTCATCGTATCCATCAAGTCTACCAAGTCGAAGGAGCCAGGTAGATCAGGTTTAA